In Daucus carota subsp. sativus chromosome 4, DH1 v3.0, whole genome shotgun sequence, one DNA window encodes the following:
- the LOC108203797 gene encoding zinc finger BED domain-containing protein RICESLEEPER 2-like produces MWTSSNQKIGYMVVTAHWIDSEWKLNMRVLNFCNVPPPHSGYVIADALSRCLSEWGIDDKIGTIVVDNAKNNDVALRSLKDIFTIRNSLPVGGKLFHARCCAHILNLCVQDGLKPIESIVDRIRDGVKYVGASEGRRIKFAEISQQLHLKTKKLILDVSTRWNSTFNMLQCAAEFKQVFSRYGASDLGFRCYVPDEEDWEKVNWVCSILGAFNEVTKIVSGTHYPTSNLFLSELKLVKHILDKKAFDPNLHIRQMTETMKEKFDKYWGESNLIMSIGAVLDPRFKMKLPTFCFPTLYPKQGESERNLAYLSNVLNDLYHEYVKEDKAGKKKEIGESSDVTSADNEFNQNSSEIPQGLNDYESFIRASGAIQEPLKSELDDYLEWKANSAKYPDLSHMARDILSIPMSTVASESTFSAGSRVIEPHRSCLKPEIVEMLLCGADWARELYGLKRTMQGNQDMLEDIEIDLSI; encoded by the exons ATGTGGACTTCATCAAACCAGAAGATAGGTTACATGGTTGTTACAGCACACTGGATTGATTCTGAGTGGAAATTGAATATGagagtattaaatttttgtaatgtTCCTCCGCCTCATTCCGGTTATGTGATTGCTGATGCTTTAAGTAGGTGTTTAAGTGAGTGGGGGATCGACGACAAAATTGGAACAATTGTTGTTGATAATGCTAAGAATAATGATGTTGCTTTAAGAAGTTTAAAGGATATTTTCACTATTAGAAACTCATTGCCTGTAGGAGGAAAATTATTCCATGCAAGATGCTGcgcacatattttaaatttatgtgtCCAAGATGGATTGAAACCAATTGAGTCTATTGTTGATAGAATTAGAGATGGTGTGAAGTATGTGGGTGCTTCAGAAGGTCGTAGGATTAAATTTGCAGAGATTTCACAACAACTGCATTtgaaaactaaaaaattaatattggatGTTTCAACTCGTTGGAATTCAACATTTAATATGTTACAATGTGCTGCTGAGTTTAAGCAAGTCTTTTCAAGATATGGTGCATCTGATTTGGGATTCAGATGTTATGTTCCAGATGAGGAGGATTGGGAAAAGGTAAATTGGGTTTGTTCTATTTTGGGAGCATTTAATGAAGTTACTAAAATTGTTTCTGGGACTCATTATCCAACTTCGAATTTGTTCTTGTCAGAATTAAAATTGGTCAAGCACATTTTAGACAAAAAGGCATTTGACCCTAACTTACACATTAGGCAGATGACTGAGACAATGAaagaaaaatttgataaatattggGGAGAGAGTAATCTGATTATGTCTATTGGTGCTGTGTTAGATCCAAGGTTTAAAATGAAGCTTCCTACTTTTTGCTTTCCGACTCTTTATCCAAAACAGGGTGAATCTGAGAGAAATCTTGCATATTTATCAAATGTTCTGAATGATCTTTACCATGAATATGTCAAGGAAGATAAAGCTGGCAAGAAAAAGGAAATTGGTGAATCAAGTGATGTAACTTCAGCTGataatgaatttaatcaaaattcaagtgagATTCCACAGGGTTTAAATGACTATGAGAGCTTTATTCGTGCTAGTGGTGCCATCCAGGAGCCTTTGAAGTCAGAATTAGATGATTATTTGg AGTGGAAGGCGAATAGTGCCAAATATCCTGATTTATCTCATATGGCACGAGATATTCTGAGTATTCCAATGAGTACAGTAGCCTCTGAATCCACTTTCAGTGCTGGTAGTAGAGTTATAGAGCCACATCGTTCTTGTTTAAAGCCTGAGATAGTGGAAATGTTGTTGTGTGGGGCTGATTGGGCACGTGAGCTATATGGTCTGAAAAGAACAATGCAAGGAAATCAG GATATGCTTGAGGATATCGAGATTGATCTGAGTATTTGA